A window of Abditibacteriaceae bacterium genomic DNA:
TACGGTCGAATTCGACCGTACTCCAAGAGCTTTCTGAAGCCACAGCGTGCGACAACGACACCGATTACGAAATCGCCGTCGCGCGCGTTTTGGAATACATTTCTGCGGGCGATATTTATCAAGCGAATTTGACGCGGCGTTTTCATGCGCCCTTACGCTACACACCGCGTGAGCTTTTCGAGCGATTGCAACAAACGCCAATGCCGCACGCCGCCCTGCTCGATTACGACGATTTCGCGCTTGTCTCGCATTCGCCCGAACGCTTTTTCTCATTGCAAGAGGGCGTCGTGACAGCACAGCCGATTAAGGGCACCCGCGCTCGCGGCGACAACGCGGAGGACGACGAAAGATTGCGACGTGAACTGGAAACTTCCGCGAAAGACCGCGCCGAGAACGTGATGATCGTCGATTTGTTACGCAACGATTTAGGGCGCGTTTGCGAATTCGGCAGCGTGCGTGTGCCCGAATTGTTTGCGATTCGCCCGTTTCCAACCGTGTGGCATGGCGTTTCAACCGTTGTGGGAAAACTGCGTTCGACGTGCGATGTGTTCGATGTGCTTCGCGCGGCGTTTCCCTGCGGCTCGATTACCGGCGCGCCGAAAATTCGCGCGATGCAGATAATCGACGACCTCGAAACAGCGCGGCGTGGTGTGGCCATGGGCGCCATTGGCTGGATTGATTTCGCAGGCAACGCCGATCTCAATGTGGCGATTCGTACGGCAACGTGTCTTGGAAACGATGTTTGGTTTCATGCGGGCGGCGGTATTGTGGCGGAAAGCGAACCGCAAAAAGAACGATTGGAAATCGAGGCAAAAACACGCGCCTTGCGACTGGCTCTTGCCTAAACCGAAACGGTCGATTTCGACCGTACTTCAGCGGCGAGTTATAATTTCGGCGACGGTATTTTTTCGACGTGCAATTTTTCTATTTTCTCAACGGATTGGCCGGGCGCAGCGACCTCTTTGATCTGGCGGTGCGTTTTTTTTATGTTTCCGCAGTGCCCGCATTAGCGACGGCGTTGGCGGCTCTTCTCATTTTCTGGCCGCGTGAGGCGCACACGCCCTCACGCTTGAAGGTCGCGTTTGCGGCGTTGCTGTCGCTCGGCCTGTGCTTGGCGCTGCAAGTCGGTGCGGAACGACTGGGCCGCGTTGCATTGGGCACTGAATTTCTGTCGCCGCGCCCATTCGTGACGCACTGGGTTAACTGGCTGGTCGTTGAACCGAACGACAATTCGTTTCCCTGTATCGAAGCGATGCTGGCCGGAGTGCTGGCAACCGCGATTTGGGGCGCTCGCCCACGCGCCGCTATCGGTGCGTGGCTTGCGGCGCTGCTGCTCGGCCTCGCGCGTATCGTGGCGGGCACAAATTATCTCGTCGATGTCGTCCTTGGTCTCGCACTGGGCGGCGCGATTACCGCCGGTGTTCTGGCGCTTTGTGGCGCTCCTCTCGCCTGGTTTACAGGTGGAAACACGGCGCGCAAAACCTTTATCTGGCGCACCGAGCGGCAACTCGGATTGTCGGTTGGGGCGCTTTTGCTCTCGATGTTTTACGGCGTTTTCGTGGTGCGCGCCGTGCCGGGCAACGCTCAAAAAATGAGCGACTTCTTCTGGGGCCGTAGTCATGTGCGCACGCATGTCGCGGGCGACGCGGCCCACGAAGGCGAGGGCGCACCCAACGGGTTCTCCGACGCTGCGCGCAATGGCGGCCTGAATCTTTCGCGCGATTTGCCCAAGCCCGGAGTCACGACAACCGGCGGCTATTTTCCACGCGCCGAAGCGAATTTGCTGGCGGCGTTCCGCGCGCTCGATTTGCCGCATCGTCTGGTTTCGGTCGATTGTGCCGAAATTTCCGACCAAACGCCAACCGATATGTGGCGTTATCGTGCGGCAGCAGTGCGCTATGAAATCGCGGACGAAGGCGCACAGGCACGCCGCGAAGCCGCCAACACCACAGCGCGAATCGCGCGCGCCGCTTTCCACGCCGATTCCCGCCTGCGCCATATCGATGTCACTGGTGTCGTGCTCAATCAGCCGAACGAACAAGGCGAAATGCGTTCGGTGTTTACCGTTGGTGCAGTGCCGGTATTCTCGGCTTCGCTCGCGCGCGAAACGCTGCAGAATGGTCCGACCGATGCCGCACCCGAAAAATGGCTGCGCGCGCGTTCTCGTTTGTATATCAACGCCCGCGTGCTGCCCGACCACGATGCGCCGCCCGCTGCGCCTTTGGTTATCCCCACGCCGACGCCTGTGCCGACGCCAATCGCAACTCCGGTCCCAACATCGACGGCAACCCCTAGTCCGACGCCGACAGTCGCGCCGACAGCAACGCCTGTTCCGTTGCCAACGGTTCCGGTTGTGCCGCTTCCAACGCCAACGCCGCGCCCTGTGCCGACAGTGAAGCCAACGCCACGAGCAACGCCAAAAGCGACGCCTCGTGTCGCTCCGAAGCCGCGTCCGCGAGTGAGACCGAAACCGAGGCCGCGCATTCGTCGCCCTGTGCCCAAGCGCATCGTTCCGCGACGAGTGACTCCAAAGCCGGTATCTCCAAAGCCGGTTGTTCCAAAACGTGTTGTTCCAAGGCGTCCTGTGAATCGACGCGTAGAGCCGCGTCGCGTCGCTCCGGCTCGACGCCGCACGTATCGCTCGCGCCGGACGTATCGCAATTATCGACCGAGAACTCGCCGGACTTATCGTTCGCGGAGCCGCACGCGCACCTATTCGACAACACGCCGCAGCACGACACGTTCGATTTCTTCGTATTGAGTACGGTCGAATTAGTACGTAGCTTTCTTATGAACCTTTTGTTTTCCGAAAAAACATTGCGACGTCGCCGCTTAGGACGGGCTGCTGGCTTCGCCTTCGTGACGGCGCTGGTCTGGGGCGGTTACTATATGTGGCGTCCGCCAGCACCGATGCTCGGACTCAAGCGCATGACGCATTTGCCGGAAGCATCGGGCGAGGTTTCTCTGACGTTCGACGATGCGCCGCATCCCTTGACTACCCCGCTGTTGCTGGCCGCCCTGCGGCGCGCGGATGTCAAGGCATCGTTCTTTGTCGTTGGCGATGGGTTGCGTTTGTATCCTCAACTGGCTCACGACATCGCCAAGGAAAAGCACCGGCTGGCGAACCACTCGCAATATCACAACAACCTGACGCGGATTTCGCGCGGCGATTATGACCACGAAGTGGCCGCGTGCTTTGCAGCCATCGAGCGTGAAGGCCAGAAAACGCGCTTGTTTCGTCCGCCCGGCGGCGGCCTCGACCGCGACCTGATGGATTACCTCCATCGTAAGAATGTCACGCTCGCGTGGTGGAGCCACAACCCCGGCGACTGGGCGCGGCCTCCGGCGTGGAAACTGGCCGATCAGGCGAAGGCACGTTTGCGCGGCGGCGACATCCTCTTGCTGCACGACGCCGGAATCGGGACGCCGCAAGCGTTATTCTCGATTGCGCGAGCCGCGCGAAAGCAAGGGCTGACATTTGTTCCGATGCCCGAGGCCATCAAGACGGAGTTCTAAAGTACGGTCGAAATCCGGTGCCCTTCGGGCGGATACTTCTTTTGTCATACTGACGCGTTGTGGATTTCAGTGCGCGTCTGAGCGGTTTCTCCAAAGCTCTTTATTCCAATTGGCTGCTTTACAAACCCGATGCCCTGCTCGTCGATTGCGGCGAAGGCTGTGCGACAGCGCTTGGCAACGGCGTCTATGCCGTCGAGCGCATTCTGCTGACACACGGGCACATCGACCACACCGGCGGCCTCGCTTCGTTTATCTGGGCGCGGCACGCAGCGCGCGGCGACGCCGAAAAGCCGCTCGAAATCTATTATCCCGAAGGCGACCCTTATGTTGCCGATTTGCGCGGCTGGCTCGAATCGGTGACGGGCCGTATTAAATTTCCGCTCACCTGGACGCCGCTGCGCACAGGCGAAACCATCGAGCTTTCGGCGAGCGAACGTCACGCGCGAACCGTCGAAACATTTGCCACGAACCACATGGATTCGCCGACGCTCGGTTATAAAATTGTCGAAACGCGCCGCCGCTTGAAGCCCGAATTCGCCGCACTTGAGCAAGCGGAACTGCAAGAAAGAGCGCGTAATGGCGGCAACGAAAACTTCAGCGAAAATTACCACGCAACGCTGATTGCTTTTGGTGGCGACGGTTTAGCAATTGCGCCCGAACCGATCTGGCATGCGGAAATTCTGGTTCACGAAGCAACAATTCTCGACGCCGCTGACCGTAAATCGCAAAAGCACGCAACGTTGGAAGAAGCGATGCGCGCGGCGCAAAACGCCGAAGTGCAAACTCTGATTATTAATCATGTTTCAGGACGTTACTCACGCGACGAAGTGGTGAACGCCACGCGCGAATGTGCGACGCGCCTCGCGTTTGAAGGGAAACTGTGGCTGCTGCTCAAACATCGGTGGATTGAGGTGGAACGATGAAGAATTCAAAGTACGGTCGAATCGCGGGTTATCTTGGCGTTCTGCTCCTCAGTGCGTCTTCGGCAAACGCGCAACTTGAAAAGCGCGCACCTGTGTTTGAATTACCGGCGGGAATCGACGACATCTTAGCAATTAAGGATGAACCGCTTCTGATTCAAGCGACAGAAACGCCCCAAATAGCGGAGCTTGAAGACGAAGAGGCGTACTCGCTCATCTCTGTTGAAGCGCAAATGATTTTGCTGGCGCAAACCGAGACGGAAACCAAAGTCTATGTGCCAAAGCACATACCGCCGCATGTTTTCGTGCGGCTTTTCGGCGGCATTAATATTCCGACGCGTTTGTTCGTCGCACCTCTGGAACAAAGATAGAAAATGGCATTAATAAAAAGCAAACAAGAAATTAACCTGATGAAGAAAAGTGGTCGGCTCGCGCAAAAGTTATTGCGCGAGTTGGGCGAAGCAGTGCAACCCGGCGCAACAGGCAAGCAGCTCGACGAAATTGCGGCCAAGCTGCTCAAGTCGCACGCGGCGAAAAGTCCGTTTCTCGGCCATCACGGCTATCCATCGCACATCACGATTTCAGTGAACGATGTCGTGGTTCACGGCATTCCCACCGACAAGCCGTTTGAAACCGGCGACATTGTTTCGGTTGATGTCGGCACGCGTTTGAATGGCTTTATCGGTGATAACGCGTGGACATTTCCTGTCGGCCCGATTCCTGACAACGCGCAGAAGCTTTTGGAAGTGACGGAAGAAAGTTTATGGCGCGGTATCGCGCAGGCGAAAGCGGGCAATAAAGTCGGCGATATTTCGCACGCGGTTCAGAGCTTTTGCGAAGGTAAAGGCTACGGCGTGGTACGCGATTTATGCGGTCATGGCGTCGGGCGCGAAATGTGGGAAGAACCATCAGTTCCTAACTTCGGCCCTGCTGGCAAAGGTCCGGTTCTGCGTGCTGGAATGGCAATCGCAATTGAGCCGATGATTAACGAAGGCACAGGCGACGTCAAACATCTGGCCGATAAGTGGACGGTTGTCACCGCAGATGGCAAGCTGTCGGCGCACTTTGAACACTCGATTGTGATTACTTCCGATGGCCCCGAAATTTTAACTTCGCTCGATTAAAGTATCCGCCCAGAGGGCACCCGGAATTCGACTGTACCTCCTCTTATGAATATTCAACTCTCAACACAAAGCGCGCTGGAAACCGATGTGCCCTGCCTAGTCGTTCCGGTCTGGCAAAACGCCGATATTTCCGGCGTTGCCGAAGAAATTAATGAGAAGATGAACGGCCTCGTCACTGAAGTTTTTGGCGACGGATTTAAAGGCGCGGCGGGCGAAACGCGCGTGCTTTATGCAGGTGACGCCGTTGGTGCGTCGCGCGTGATGCTGTGCGGTTGGGGCGTGGAAGAAAAGCTCACTGCTGCCGCCGTTCGCCGCATCGCGGCCAAAGCCGCGCGCGGTGTGCGAAGCATCAAGCGCGCATCGTTCGCGTTCGTCGTGCCTGAAACGCGCTTGCCCGCCGAAACCGTTGCGCGCGCTGTTGTCGAAGGCATCGAACTGGGCTTGCACGTTTGCCACGAATACAAAACCGCCGAAGACTCGAAGCCGTTTGAGGTCGAAAGCGCAACGCTCATCGGCTTGCCGGAAAGCGTGCAGGGCGATATTGCAGCAGCGCAAATCGAAGCCAATGCGAACATCAAAGCGCGCGCGTGGGTCAATCGTCCGTCGAACTTGAAAAGCCCGATTTACCTTGCCGAACGCGCGCAGCTTATTGCCGACGAGCGCGGGTTGCAGTGCGAAGTCTGGGACGAAAACCGCATTCAGGCCGAGCGCATGGGCGCGCTGTGGGGCGTCGGCATGGGCAGCGCCAACCCGCCGCGTTTTATTCGCCTCGATTACACGCCTGCCGGAACCGAAAACG
This region includes:
- the pabB gene encoding aminodeoxychorismate synthase component I, producing the protein MLLEFRGRRHFGVRPFSMWEWRADSVGDALSSLRAAWQLGREQFPRGGMLGYFSYDFARHLEPRAFGNSPADDLPIPHGRWTFYEELQSAPAEVRSNSTVLQELSEATACDNDTDYEIAVARVLEYISAGDIYQANLTRRFHAPLRYTPRELFERLQQTPMPHAALLDYDDFALVSHSPERFFSLQEGVVTAQPIKGTRARGDNAEDDERLRRELETSAKDRAENVMIVDLLRNDLGRVCEFGSVRVPELFAIRPFPTVWHGVSTVVGKLRSTCDVFDVLRAAFPCGSITGAPKIRAMQIIDDLETARRGVAMGAIGWIDFAGNADLNVAIRTATCLGNDVWFHAGGGIVAESEPQKERLEIEAKTRALRLALA
- a CDS encoding phosphatase PAP2 family protein, which gives rise to MQFFYFLNGLAGRSDLFDLAVRFFYVSAVPALATALAALLIFWPREAHTPSRLKVAFAALLSLGLCLALQVGAERLGRVALGTEFLSPRPFVTHWVNWLVVEPNDNSFPCIEAMLAGVLATAIWGARPRAAIGAWLAALLLGLARIVAGTNYLVDVVLGLALGGAITAGVLALCGAPLAWFTGGNTARKTFIWRTERQLGLSVGALLLSMFYGVFVVRAVPGNAQKMSDFFWGRSHVRTHVAGDAAHEGEGAPNGFSDAARNGGLNLSRDLPKPGVTTTGGYFPRAEANLLAAFRALDLPHRLVSVDCAEISDQTPTDMWRYRAAAVRYEIADEGAQARREAANTTARIARAAFHADSRLRHIDVTGVVLNQPNEQGEMRSVFTVGAVPVFSASLARETLQNGPTDAAPEKWLRARSRLYINARVLPDHDAPPAAPLVIPTPTPVPTPIATPVPTSTATPSPTPTVAPTATPVPLPTVPVVPLPTPTPRPVPTVKPTPRATPKATPRVAPKPRPRVRPKPRPRIRRPVPKRIVPRRVTPKPVSPKPVVPKRVVPRRPVNRRVEPRRVAPARRRTYRSRRTYRNYRPRTRRTYRSRSRTRTYSTTRRSTTRSISSY
- a CDS encoding polysaccharide deacetylase family protein, yielding MNLLFSEKTLRRRRLGRAAGFAFVTALVWGGYYMWRPPAPMLGLKRMTHLPEASGEVSLTFDDAPHPLTTPLLLAALRRADVKASFFVVGDGLRLYPQLAHDIAKEKHRLANHSQYHNNLTRISRGDYDHEVAACFAAIEREGQKTRLFRPPGGGLDRDLMDYLHRKNVTLAWWSHNPGDWARPPAWKLADQAKARLRGGDILLLHDAGIGTPQALFSIARAARKQGLTFVPMPEAIKTEF
- a CDS encoding MBL fold metallo-hydrolase, coding for MDFSARLSGFSKALYSNWLLYKPDALLVDCGEGCATALGNGVYAVERILLTHGHIDHTGGLASFIWARHAARGDAEKPLEIYYPEGDPYVADLRGWLESVTGRIKFPLTWTPLRTGETIELSASERHARTVETFATNHMDSPTLGYKIVETRRRLKPEFAALEQAELQERARNGGNENFSENYHATLIAFGGDGLAIAPEPIWHAEILVHEATILDAADRKSQKHATLEEAMRAAQNAEVQTLIINHVSGRYSRDEVVNATRECATRLAFEGKLWLLLKHRWIEVER
- the map gene encoding type I methionyl aminopeptidase — translated: MALIKSKQEINLMKKSGRLAQKLLRELGEAVQPGATGKQLDEIAAKLLKSHAAKSPFLGHHGYPSHITISVNDVVVHGIPTDKPFETGDIVSVDVGTRLNGFIGDNAWTFPVGPIPDNAQKLLEVTEESLWRGIAQAKAGNKVGDISHAVQSFCEGKGYGVVRDLCGHGVGREMWEEPSVPNFGPAGKGPVLRAGMAIAIEPMINEGTGDVKHLADKWTVVTADGKLSAHFEHSIVITSDGPEILTSLD
- a CDS encoding leucyl aminopeptidase — protein: MNIQLSTQSALETDVPCLVVPVWQNADISGVAEEINEKMNGLVTEVFGDGFKGAAGETRVLYAGDAVGASRVMLCGWGVEEKLTAAAVRRIAAKAARGVRSIKRASFAFVVPETRLPAETVARAVVEGIELGLHVCHEYKTAEDSKPFEVESATLIGLPESVQGDIAAAQIEANANIKARAWVNRPSNLKSPIYLAERAQLIADERGLQCEVWDENRIQAERMGALWGVGMGSANPPRFIRLDYTPAGTENDAPIILVGKGMSYDTGGYSLKPSTSMEDMKDDMGGAAAVLGAMDAIAALQIPKRVIMLVPSAENMVSGNAQRVGDIVTARNGKTIEVLNTDAEGRLILADALSYASELNPRCIIDFATLTGAISIALGQEAAGLFANDDELASAVTQAGETSGERVWQFPMWDEYKDHVKGTISDLKNLGTERRAGSIAAAVFLENFVASGIPWAHVDIAAVAFVRENRPLVQRGATGYGVRLAVELVRNI